One genomic window of Gallus gallus isolate bGalGal1 chromosome 34, bGalGal1.mat.broiler.GRCg7b, whole genome shotgun sequence includes the following:
- the SLC39A5 gene encoding zinc transporter ZIP5: MAAGSAVGTPRPPRPPGLLLLCAWLLPLLGGAGVRGEAEPSALPEDAAQEHGYYLQQLFGLYGANGTLPSAGLARLLGSLGLGRVQVVRIQHEEMGHGHVSHLDLLEVQEERHRHRHPAWEHGSGEAARDRPPSPAPTWTEPPSPRTTPGGHDAPHPSRMEPPGLGLLGRVLGLDHSGYDHAHDSCLNVTQLLLNFGLDAASQLTPQQFTLLCPALLYQIDSRVCIRHRDEVTWSPTGGALWPALGWALLAVAFISVPSALAVAVVPLLSRGQFHALLSFLVALAVGTLCGDALLHLWPHAQGQHQEAAAVLRAVLQGLAVLGGIYALLLLELLLGMLRRRRAATRHPHGETPEAAAGVPAPLRGGAELRCLTAPEVEMEPKDPPGPPHGHSHGPALPPSPAAADLVWMVVLGDGIHNLTDGLAIGVAFSHSLPSGLSTALAVLCHELPHELGDLAVLLQAGSAPRTLLLLNLLSALLSCVGAAVGAAVGQNAAHLTPWILTATAGTFLYVALADMLPEVLRGPGGGTWGRFVLQNVGFLLGSGIMLGIALAEGHLSAWLQP, translated from the exons atGGCGGCGGG CTCGGCCGTCGGGACCCCgcgccccccgcgcccccccgggcttctgctgctgtgcgCGTGGCTGCTGCCGCTGTTGGGGGGCGCGGGGGTTCGGGGTGAAGCGGAGCCGTCGGCGCTGCCCGAAGACGCGGCGCAGGAGCACGGCTAttacctgcagcagctcttcgGGCTGTACGGAGCCAACGGGACGCTGCCGTCGGCGGGGCTGGCGAGGCTGCTGGGCAGTCTGGGGCTCGGGAGGGTGCAGGTGGTGCGAATCCAACACGAGGAGATGGGCCACGGCCACGTCAGCCACCTCGACCTCCTGGAGGTGCAGGAGGAGCGGCACCGGCACCGCCACCCGGCCTGGGAGCACGGCAGCGGGGAGGCTGCCAGGGACCGCCCCCCCAG CCCCGCACCCACCTGGACGGAGCCCCCCAGTCCCAGGACCACTCCTGGGGGCCACGatgccccccacccctcccgGATGGAACCCCCCGGCTTGGGGCTGCTGGGCCGCGTGTTGGGCTTGGACCACTCCGGATACGACCACGCACACGACTCC TGCCTCAATGTGAcgcagctgctgctgaacttCGGGCTGGATGCAGCCTCGCAGCTCACCCCGCAGCAGTTCACGCTGCTCTGCCCCGCGCTGCTCTACCAGATCGACAGCCGGGTCTGCATCCGCCACCGTGACGAGGTGACGTGGTCCCCAACAGGGGGGGCTCTGTGGCCAG CTTTGGGATGGGCTCTGTTGGCCGTCGCCTTCATCAGCGTCCCGTCCGCCCTGGCTGTGGCCGTGGTGCCGCTGCTGAGCCGGGGGCAGTTCCACgctctgctctccttcctggTGGCGTTGGCGGTGGGGACGCTCTGCGGGGATGCGCTGCTGCACCTCTGGCCCCAC GCTCAGGGGCAGCACCaggaggcggcggcggtgcTGCGGGCGGTGCTGCAGGGCCTGGCGGTGCTGGGGGGTATTTacgcgctgctgctgctcgagctgctgctgggaatgcTGCGCCGTCGACGCGCCGCCACG cGCCATCCCCATGGAGAGACCCCCGAGGCGGCCGCGGGGGTCCCGGCCCCACTGCGAGGCG GCGCTGAGCTGCGCTGTCTGACGGCCCCGGAGGTGGAGATGGAACCCAAAgacccccccggacccccccacGGACACTCCCACGGCCCCGCGttgccccccagccccgcggCAGCTGATCTGGTGTGGATGGTGGTGCTGGGAGACGGCATCCACAACCTGACCGACGGGCTGGCCATCG GCGTTGCCTTctcccacagcctccccagcGGCCTCAGCACCgcgctggcagtgctgtgccatgagcTGCCCCACGAGCTGG gtgACCTCGcggtgctgctgcaggcggGCTCAGCCCCCCGCACCCTCCTGCTGCTCAACCTGCTCTCAGCGCTGCTCTCCTGCGTGGGGGCGGCCGtgggggcagctgtggggcagaacGCGGCTCATCTCACCCCATGGATCCTCACCGCCACCGCCGGCACCTTCCTCTACGTGGCTCTGGCTGACATG CTCCCCGAGGTGCTGCGGGGTCCCGGCGGGGGCACGTGGGGTCGCTTTGTGCTGCAGAACGTGGGCTTCCTGCTGGGCAGCGGCATCATGCTGGGCATTGCGTTGGCCGAGGGCCACCTGAGCGCgtggctgcagccctga